The following coding sequences are from one Triticum aestivum cultivar Chinese Spring chromosome 5A, IWGSC CS RefSeq v2.1, whole genome shotgun sequence window:
- the LOC123105744 gene encoding uncharacterized protein isoform X2: MDEHSSESGSCGADADGSGSGQLDAAHPVPAQGPYGSSSSAGEREPPPPTSRISVKHAVSVIKTFDEYKRWLVEQIGFGGMLKLPDIQKLNLKCGAWIMSRVSVSRREIKLRDNKVIKFYAEDLYKVFGIPCGHRNVKGRDANINPKAVHFIKANLQMNKTGVHSLRAAEDFLLRDINENSSKLEKDCFQIAFVIFVMGHVLVPTTKHNYTTIDFWGAIANTKSIDQFNWCEYVLQHLLAAVKKVKRDMMANSLSTNLTGCHLFFQIFCWTILIWASLTRHTTCSPG, translated from the exons ATG GACGAACACAGCTCTGAGTCCGGCAGCTGCGGAGCAGACGCGGATGGATCTGGCAGTGGGCAACTGGATGCAGCTCATCCGGTGCCCGCGCAAGGCCCATATGGCTCCTCATCTAGCGCCGGGGAGAGAGAGCCACCTCCGCCAACTTCACGCATATCGGTCAAGCACGCGGTGAGCGTAATCAAGACTTTTGATGAATACAAGAGATGGCTAGTAGAGCAAATTGGGTTTGGAGGGATGCTGAAGCTGCCGGACATCCAGAAACTAAATCTGAAGTGTGGCGCGTGGATAATGAGCAGAGTCAGCGTCAGTCGCAGGGAGATTAAGCTTAGGGATAATAAGGTTATCAAGTTCTACGCCGAGGATCTTTACAAGGTGTTTGGGATCCCATGTGGCCATCGTAATGTGAAAGGCAGAGATGCGAACATCAACCCTAAGGCAGTTCATTTCATAAAGGCAAATTTGCAGATGAACAAAACAGGCGTCCACAGCTTGCGGGCAGCCGAAGATTTTCTTCTGCGGGACATCAATGAGAATTCAAGCAAGCTAGAGAAAGATTGTTTCCAGATTGCCTTCGTCATTTTTGTCATGGGACATGTGCTAGTGCCTACAACCAAGCATAACTACACTACTATCGATTTCTGGGGGGCAATAGCAAACACCAAGTCGATAGATCAATTCAATTGGTGTGAGTATGTTCTCCAGCATCTGCTAGCTGCAGTGAAGAAGGTCAAGAGAGATATGATGGCCAATAGTTTGTCCACTAATCTAACCGGTTGCCATTTGTTCTTCCAG ATTTTTTGCTGGACAATCTTGATCTGGGCATCTTTAACAAGGCACACAACGTGCTCCCCAGGATAA
- the LOC123105744 gene encoding uncharacterized protein isoform X1 produces the protein MLTMALDPVKGSNSYLHANITDASTVCYTRQKYQSQAPTSSILKRQPRLSGTPPAAQQRNNTPPTAIGAVPGPLEFAKYLREKYPHLVTDEITMVLKQHNSRAIMHLTKASNSIQQALLEAKNGLQMDTYKLSDKVINSPATRCVCCRARGFNDYPAAASANSKAVRFNTRVAHRIHGQRLELSDNEATSPGPNPKRPHNTRGFNDCPASASANSKSVCFSTPVAQRIHGQRLELSDDEATSPGLKRKRPHNVDDCTSVSKKSSSGASGGLFNFFKTNLMAIAQLYADLPANTPATVFGQCCTNLQKRKYVFQHGFATDPWGKGVVQHPRMVQPQTSLLPIYRSCLNKIFRGTTLSTPALGLYASLCWL, from the exons ATGCTGACCATGGCTCTCGATCCTGTCAAAGGATCTAATTCCTACTTGCATGCTAAT ATAACAGATGCTTCGACCGTTTGCTACACACGACAGAAGTACCAGTCTCAGGCCCCGACGTCATCGATACTCAAGAGGCAGCCTAGGCTCTCCGGCACGCCACCGGCTGCTCAGCAGCGGAACAACACTCCCCCAACAGCCATTGGTGCAGTTCCTGGTCCACTAGAATTTGCTAAATACCTCCGGGAGAAGTACCCACACCTT GTAACTGATGAGATCACCATGGTATTAAAACAGCACAACTCTAGGGCCATTATGCACTTGACGAAAGCTAGCAACTCCATCCAGCAGGCTCTGTTAGAagcgaaaaatgggttgcagatggATACGTACAAGTTATCAGATAAAGTAATCAATTCACCCGCCACACGATGTGTGTGTTGTCGCGCGAGGGGTTTTAATGATTATCCTGCAGCAG CATCCGCTAATTCCAAGGCAGTACGGTTTAACACGCGGGTGGCACATAGGATACATGGTCAAAGGCTTGAATTGTCTGATAATGAAG CTACATCACCTGGTCCCAACCCGAAACGCCCCCACAACACGAGGGGTTTTAATGATTGTCCTGCATCAG CATCCGCTAATTCCAAGTCAGTATGCTTTAGCACGCCGGTTGCACAAAGGATACATGGGCAAAGGCTTGAATTGTCTGATGACGAAG CTACGTCACCTGGTCTCAAACGGAAACGTCCCCACAACGTCGACGAttgcacatctgtcagcaagaagtCCTCATCAGGAGCATCGGGCGGTCTATTCAATTTTTTCAAGACTAACCTAATGGCAATAGCTCAACTCTATGCGGATCTCCCAGCCAACACACCCGCTACTGTATTCGGCCAATGTTGCACCAACTTACAGAAGCGGAAGTATGTATTCCAGCATGGTTTTGCAACTGATCCATGGGGAAAGGGAGTTGTGCAACACCCCCGCATGGTCCAACCACAGACCTCCTTGCTGCCCATTTATCGAAGCTGCCTGAACAAGATTTTCAGAG GAACTACATTATCCACGCCAGCCCTAGGATTATACGCATCTCTGTGTTGGCTATGA
- the LOC123105744 gene encoding uncharacterized protein isoform X3 translates to MGKGSCATPPHGPTTDLLAAHLSKLPEQDFQRNYIIHASPRIIRISVLAMSQQLVGTRGLHHELMSIIMRRYTQSDQEANSECPYMKWRHNMEPDFATIVLADHEYVTNISIQNQLVGKEIPYDITSCQMFFLPVPLEDGWIALMWDMMERKLHVLHPLIRGDGPSEPMKDKLKLVAWKLHHALFDCLNEYYAGWPTQDGQWVTKYPVIAEENFSRDETSACVLHICRHYDGVKMKIPLTKYNAGKTKRQALHECVKLQGNSSKLAHEALWTGSGGKPAARLMLRH, encoded by the exons ATGGGGAAAGGGAGTTGTGCAACACCCCCGCATGGTCCAACCACAGACCTCCTTGCTGCCCATTTATCGAAGCTGCCTGAACAAGATTTTCAGAG GAACTACATTATCCACGCCAGCCCTAGGATTATACGCATCTCTGTGTTGGCTATGAGTCAGCAGTTAGTTGGCACGCGGGGTCTCCACCACGAGCTCATGTCTATCATCATGCGAAGGTATACACAGTCAGATCAGGAAGCCAATTCCGAATGCCCATACATGAAATGGAGGCACAACATGGAACCCGACTTCGCG ACAATTGTCCTAGCGGACCATGAATATGTGACAAACATATCCATCCAGAACCAGCTCGTTGGCAAGGAAATCCCGTACGACATAACTTCCTGCCAGATG TTTTTCTTACCAGTCCCGCTGGAGGATGGCTGGATAGCACTGATGTGGGACATGATGGAGAGGAAGCTCCACGTCCTTCACCCACTCATCAGAGGTGATGGTCCTAGCGAACCAATGAAAGACAAGCTCAAGTTGGTTGCCTGGAAACTTCACCATGCGTTGTTCGACTGCCTTAACGAGTATTATGCTGGATGGCCTACGCAAGATGGCCAGTGGGTGACCAAGTACCCAGTCATAGCTGAAGAAAATTTTAGCAG AGATGAAACTAGCGCGTGTGTGCTCCATATCTGCCGGCACTATGATGGCGTCAAGATGAAGATTCCCCTTACCAAG TACAATGCCGGCAAAACAAAAAGGCAAGCTCTACACGAGTGTGTCAAACTACAGGGGAACTCATCGAAGCTGGCGCACGAGGCTCTGTGGACG
- the LOC123105744 gene encoding uncharacterized protein isoform X5: MGKGSCATPPHGPTTDLLAAHLSKLPEQDFQRNYIIHASPRIIRISVLAMSQQLVGTRGLHHELMSIIMRRYTQSDQEANSECPYMKWRHNMEPDFATIVLADHEYVTNISIQNQLVGKEIPYDITSCQMFFLPVPLEDGWIALMWDMMERKLHVLHPLIRGDGPSEPMKDKLKLVAWKLHHALFDCLNEYYAGWPTQDGQWVTKYPVIAEENFSRDETSACVLHICRHYDGVKMKIPLTKGSGGKPAARLMLRH; this comes from the exons ATGGGGAAAGGGAGTTGTGCAACACCCCCGCATGGTCCAACCACAGACCTCCTTGCTGCCCATTTATCGAAGCTGCCTGAACAAGATTTTCAGAG GAACTACATTATCCACGCCAGCCCTAGGATTATACGCATCTCTGTGTTGGCTATGAGTCAGCAGTTAGTTGGCACGCGGGGTCTCCACCACGAGCTCATGTCTATCATCATGCGAAGGTATACACAGTCAGATCAGGAAGCCAATTCCGAATGCCCATACATGAAATGGAGGCACAACATGGAACCCGACTTCGCG ACAATTGTCCTAGCGGACCATGAATATGTGACAAACATATCCATCCAGAACCAGCTCGTTGGCAAGGAAATCCCGTACGACATAACTTCCTGCCAGATG TTTTTCTTACCAGTCCCGCTGGAGGATGGCTGGATAGCACTGATGTGGGACATGATGGAGAGGAAGCTCCACGTCCTTCACCCACTCATCAGAGGTGATGGTCCTAGCGAACCAATGAAAGACAAGCTCAAGTTGGTTGCCTGGAAACTTCACCATGCGTTGTTCGACTGCCTTAACGAGTATTATGCTGGATGGCCTACGCAAGATGGCCAGTGGGTGACCAAGTACCCAGTCATAGCTGAAGAAAATTTTAGCAG AGATGAAACTAGCGCGTGTGTGCTCCATATCTGCCGGCACTATGATGGCGTCAAGATGAAGATTCCCCTTACCAAG
- the LOC123105744 gene encoding uncharacterized protein isoform X4 codes for MGKGSCATPPHGPTTDLLAAHLSKLPEQDFQRNYIIHASPRIIRISVLAMSQQLVGTRGLHHELMSIIMRRYTQSDQEANSECPYMKWRHNMEPDFATIVLADHEYVTNISIQNQLVGKEIPYDITSCQMFFLPVPLEDGWIALMWDMMERKLHVLHPLIRGDGPSEPMKDKLKLVAWKLHHALFDCLNEYYAGWPTQDGQWVTKYPVIAEENFSRDETSACVLHICRHYDGVKMKIPLTKYNAGKTKRQALHECVKLQGNSSKLAHEALWTVLAPTDSWLSDT; via the exons ATGGGGAAAGGGAGTTGTGCAACACCCCCGCATGGTCCAACCACAGACCTCCTTGCTGCCCATTTATCGAAGCTGCCTGAACAAGATTTTCAGAG GAACTACATTATCCACGCCAGCCCTAGGATTATACGCATCTCTGTGTTGGCTATGAGTCAGCAGTTAGTTGGCACGCGGGGTCTCCACCACGAGCTCATGTCTATCATCATGCGAAGGTATACACAGTCAGATCAGGAAGCCAATTCCGAATGCCCATACATGAAATGGAGGCACAACATGGAACCCGACTTCGCG ACAATTGTCCTAGCGGACCATGAATATGTGACAAACATATCCATCCAGAACCAGCTCGTTGGCAAGGAAATCCCGTACGACATAACTTCCTGCCAGATG TTTTTCTTACCAGTCCCGCTGGAGGATGGCTGGATAGCACTGATGTGGGACATGATGGAGAGGAAGCTCCACGTCCTTCACCCACTCATCAGAGGTGATGGTCCTAGCGAACCAATGAAAGACAAGCTCAAGTTGGTTGCCTGGAAACTTCACCATGCGTTGTTCGACTGCCTTAACGAGTATTATGCTGGATGGCCTACGCAAGATGGCCAGTGGGTGACCAAGTACCCAGTCATAGCTGAAGAAAATTTTAGCAG AGATGAAACTAGCGCGTGTGTGCTCCATATCTGCCGGCACTATGATGGCGTCAAGATGAAGATTCCCCTTACCAAG TACAATGCCGGCAAAACAAAAAGGCAAGCTCTACACGAGTGTGTCAAACTACAGGGGAACTCATCGAAGCTGGCGCACGAGGCTCTGTGGACGGTACTAGCACCCACTGACTCATGGCTTAGCGACACGTAG